The Tigriopus californicus strain San Diego chromosome 5, Tcal_SD_v2.1, whole genome shotgun sequence genome includes a region encoding these proteins:
- the LOC131880891 gene encoding uncharacterized protein LOC131880891 — MVVKQNYKCLELSQNSSLLSQDCQALLQPICEADCSHKDPCVQPSAGMFQLHGRWIANFFADDGAGKTFNEIKAICQNWNSEVVFAKELRDLWSPNWVVKKKGGPNKEMYIGLDPNSLTRACTAKEWVDNCEGLRWLDGTPYERRVATWGVETYGQTSVGCFILKLNPSGTSVYIRGVNDCNVKRSAACVSSCLYPRCPIPRTLEHSENDHDEFKHNEGDQVRLVFLQSLML, encoded by the exons ATGGTGGTTAAACAAAACTACAAATGCCTTGAGTTAAGCCAGAACTCGTCCTTGTTATCTCAAGACTGTCAAGCGCTACTTCAACCAATTTGCGAGGCCGATTGTTCCCATAAAG ACCCTTGTGTTCAACCGAGTGCTGGGATGTTTCAGCTCCACGGAAGGTGGATCGCTAACTTTTTTGCCGATGACGGTGCAGGCAAAACtttcaatgaaatcaaagcTATTTGTCAAAATTGGAATTCCGAAGTGGTTTTTGCCAAAGAATTGAGAGACCTATGGAGTCCTAATTGGGTAGTGAAAAAAAAGGGCGGTCCCAATAAAGAAATGTACATTGGTTTGGATCCAAATAGCTTGACCAGAGCTTGCACAGCTAAAGAGTGGGTGGACAATTGCGAAGGCTTGCGGTGGTTGGACGGCACGCCTTATGAAAGACGGGTAGCGACGTGGGGTGTGGAAACCTATGGACAGACCTCGGTGGGGTGCtttattttgaaacttaatCCTAGTGGAACGTCCGTGTATATCCGAGGAGTGAATGATTGTAACGTGAAAAGGTCTGCAGCTTGCGTCAGTAGTTGCTTGTATCCAAGATGCCCGATTCCGCGAACTCTCGAACACAGTGAAAATGATCATGACGAGTTCAAACACAACGAGGGAGACCAAGTCAGGTTAGTGTTTCTCCAGTCCTTGATGCTTTGA
- the LOC131880727 gene encoding uncharacterized protein LOC131880727 produces MGFQEANDLCQDNDMVLASISTEDKMETVMELTSHWLSCSDADCSGRLSNIFGKVFDYNDLQINIEVKINFRCLELKTGKLSSLDCEALRQPVCEADCSPKDPCPRPSKNFYEHQGRWVFNYFAHKDEQNFEDIIKACDESGAKVSFVKQPPDLWNINWVVRNRGGPSNEMYIGLDPKSLPRDCKADGWTDLCEGLRWLDGTPYERRVVSVGVETNGKSSVGCFIVTINLSTNQTYIKGVNDCGKERAAACFSDCLRPRCPFPRGLTNGHNNWSRFQHLIGDRIRVDGVSHYLHP; encoded by the exons ATGGGTTTTCAAGAAGCCAATGATCTGTGCCAAGACAATGATATGGTCTTGGCCAGTATTTCGACCGAGGACAAAATGGAAACAGTCATGGAATTAACATCGC ACTGGTTGTCTTGTAGTGATGCTGATTGTTCCGGACGCttatcaaacatttttggcaaagtCTTTGACTACAATGATCTGCAGATCAACATTGAAGTTAAAATTAATTTTCGATGCCTTGAGTTGAAGACCGGCAAATTATCCTCTCTTGATTGTGAGGCTCTTCGTCAACCAGTTTGCGAGGCTGATTGTTCCCCAAAAG ATCCTTGCCCAAGACCAAGTAAAAACTTCTACGAACACCAAGGACGATGGGTTTTCAACTACTTTGCTCATAAAGATGAACAAAATTTCGAAGACATCATAAAAGCTTGTGACGAGTCAGGGGCCAAAGTGAGTTTTGTCAAACAACCGCCCGACTTGTGGAACATTAACTGGGTGGTAAGAAATAGAGGAGGTCCATCTAACGAGATGTATATTGGACTGGATCCGAAAAGCTTACCCAGAGACTGCAAAGCTGACGGATGGACCGACTTGTGCGAAGGCTTGCGGTGGTTGGATGGAACACCTTATGAGAGAAGAGTTGTGTCTGTGGGCGTGGAGACGAACGGAAAGAGCTCAGTGGGGTGCTTCATCGTCACAATCAATCTAAGCACAAACCAAACATACATCAAGGGAGTAAACGATTGTGGGAAAGAAAGGGCAGCTGCTTGTTTCAGCGATTGCTTGCGCCCAAGATGCCCGTTTCCACGGGGTCTTACAAACGGCCACAACAATTGGAGCAGATTTCAGCACCTCATCGGAGACAGAATTAG agtggatggagtcagccattATCTTCATCCATga
- the LOC131880730 gene encoding uncharacterized protein LOC131880730 — translation MSTLARFILAFEVLGICQAVCPPTGGVTTVINDVHYWVPPKQTTFQEGNDLCQENGMTLASVTTSAKVNQVLQAASGPGSYWVGIYNPNHDWLECQNEGCQSRLFTVYGLVLNYYGLNVPIVVKKNYKCLELSQNSSLLSQDCQALLQPICEVDCSPKDPCNQPHPDMYPLHGRWVLNFLITNNNGKSFDDIKATCQSQNSQVTFIKEVRDLWNPDWLAKHKGGPHNEIYIGLDPSSLPKACTEREWIDTCEGLRWLDGTPYDRNVVSWGVETNGLASVGCFIVTNSSTGRKYIKGVNDCQVQRSSSCVSDCMYTRCPISRDIENGNSDRDRYRHVQKDKIRFV, via the exons ATGTCTACTTTAGCACGGTTTATTTTGGCTTTCGAGGTTTTAGGGATATGCCAAG CTGTCTGCCCGCCAACGGGAGGAGTCACAACCGTGATAAACGACGTCCATTATTGGGTTCCTCCGAAACAAACGACATTTCAAGAGGGCAACGATCTTTGTCAAGAGAACGGAATGACCTTGGCCAGTGTAACAACTTCGGCCAAGGTCAATCAAGTTCTACAAGCCGCATCGG GTCCGGGAAGTTATTGGGTGGGAATCTACAATCCCAATCATGATTGGCTTGAGTGCCAAAATGAAGGGTGCCAATCTCGATTGTTTACTGTCTATGGGCTAGTTTTGAACTATTACGGTTTGAACGTCCCAattgttgttaaaaaaaactacaaATGCCTTGAGCTAAGCCAGAATTCGTCCTTATTATCTCAAGACTGTCAAGCACTTCTTCAACCAATTTGCGAGGTCGATTGCTCTCCTAAAG ATCCATGCAACCAGCCCCACCCAGATATGTATCCCTTGCACGGACGATGGGTTCTCAACTTTCTCATCACCAACAATAATGGGAAATCATTTGACGACATCAAAGCCACTTGTCAAAGCCAGAATTCCCAAGTTACTTTCATCAAAGAGGTCAGAGATTTGTGGAACCCTGACTGGCTTGCCAAGCATAAAGGAGGCCCTCACAATGAAATTTACATTGGGTTGGATCCAAGCAGCTTGCCAAAAGCTTGCACAGAAAGAGAGTGGATCGACACCTGTGAGGGCTTGCGATGGTTGGATGGCACACCTTATGATAGGAATGTGGTTTCTTGGGGAGTAGAGACCAATGGGCTGGCCTCAGTGGGCTGCTTCATTGTGACCAATTCCAGCACGGGCCGAAAATACATCAAGGGAGTGAACGATTGTCAGGTGCAAAGATCCAGCTCTTGTGTTAGTGACTGCATGTATACCAGGTGCCCGATTTCACGCGATATTGAGAACGGCAACAGCGATCGGGATAGGTACCGGCATGTCCAAAAAGACAAGATCAGGTTTGTATGA